In the genome of Streptomyces fagopyri, the window GGTGAGCACGGTGGGTGCGTAGGACGCGCCTTCGCGCGTGCCACCGGTATGGAGTGTGGCGCCTGACGCCACCGCCTCGTCGACCCACGACGCGACACGCACGGCAGCTCCTTCGCTGACGAGCGGGCCGACGTCCGTGGCGGCGTCCGACGGGTCACCGGTGACCTGGGCTTCGACAGCCGCGACGATCCGCGGCAGCAGACGGTCGTAGATGGCGGCGTCCGCGATGACGCGTTGCACGGAGATGCACGACTGGCCACCCTGATAGTTGGAGAAGGTCGCGATGCGGGTCGCGGCCCAGTCCAGCTCTTCGTCGGAGGCGTAGTCGCCCAGGACGACCGCTGCGCCGTTGCCGCCGAGCTCCAGGGTGCAGTGTTTGCGCGGCACCGAGTCCATGATCGCGTAACCGACCCTTTCCGAGCCGGTGAAGGAGATCACCGGAAGGCGCTCGTCCTGGACCAGCGCGGGCATGCGGTCGTTGTCGACCGGCAGGATCGACCACGAGCCGCGCGGCAGGTCGGTCTCGGCCAGCACCTCACCGAGGACCAGGCCGGAAAGAGGAGTGTTCGGAGCGGGTTTGAGGATGATCGGCACGCCTGCGGCGATGGCGGGGGCCACCTTGTGCGCGCCCTGGTTCAGCGGGAAGTTGAACGGGGTGATGCCGAGGACCACGCCCTTGGGAAAGCGGCGGGTCAGGGCGAGGCGCCCTCGGCCGCCTGCATCGGTGTCCAGGCGCTGGGCATCGCCGCTGTTGAAGCGGCGGGCCTCCTCGGAGGCGAAACGGAAGACGGAGACGGCCCGGCCGACCTCGCTGCGTGCCCACTTGATCGGCTTGCCGTTCTCGGCGGAAATCAGCTGCGCCATCTCCTCGGTCCGCTCGGCCAGGCGCTTGGCCACGTGGTCCAGGGCGGCGGCACGCAGATGCGCCGGAGTGGCGGCGAACTCCTCCCGCATCGCGTAGGCGGCGGCGACAGCCTCTTCGACCTGGGCGTCGGTCGGCACAGAAACCGTTCCGACCGGGCGGCCGTCCCATGGAGAGGTCACG includes:
- a CDS encoding aldehyde dehydrogenase family protein, with the protein product MTSVHSFWLAGRPAEGDSTFDVTSPWDGRPVGTVSVPTDAQVEEAVAAAYAMREEFAATPAHLRAAALDHVAKRLAERTEEMAQLISAENGKPIKWARSEVGRAVSVFRFASEEARRFNSGDAQRLDTDAGGRGRLALTRRFPKGVVLGITPFNFPLNQGAHKVAPAIAAGVPIILKPAPNTPLSGLVLGEVLAETDLPRGSWSILPVDNDRMPALVQDERLPVISFTGSERVGYAIMDSVPRKHCTLELGGNGAAVVLGDYASDEELDWAATRIATFSNYQGGQSCISVQRVIADAAIYDRLLPRIVAAVEAQVTGDPSDAATDVGPLVSEGAAVRVASWVDEAVASGATLHTGGTREGASYAPTVLTSVPTDTTLACEEVFGPVLTVTKVDGEAEAFAAVNDSKYGLHAGVFTRNLQVAFRAHRALEVGGVIIGDVPSYRADQMPYGGAKQSGVGREGLKSAMEDYTYERVLVLTDLEL